One Cucurbita pepo subsp. pepo cultivar mu-cu-16 chromosome LG07, ASM280686v2, whole genome shotgun sequence genomic region harbors:
- the LOC111799015 gene encoding UDP-galactose/UDP-glucose transporter 7, with protein MDILGDSDKNSYRSLSAAVSYGIASMAMVFLNKAVLMQYSHSMTLLTLQQLATTLLIHFGRSMGYTKSKGLDMQTAKRILPVSLFYNANVAFALASLKGVNIPMYIAIKRLTPLAVLIAGFFSGKARPTTQVILSVLLTAAGVLVAALGDFSFDLIGYSMAFTSVFFQTMYLVLVEKSGAEDGLTSIEIMFYNSFLSLPFLLFLIIATGEFPDSLSLLFAKSNSFSFLVIFLLSLVMGIVLNFTMFLCTIVNSALTTTIVGVLKGVGSTTLGFVILGGVEVHALNVTGLVINTAGGVWYSYAKYQQKKSKPPKLTST; from the exons ATGGATATCCTTGGTGATTCGGATAAAAATTCTTACCGGAG TCTTTCAGCGGCCGTATCTTATGGAATTGCTTCGATGGCTATGGTTTTTCTGAACAAGGCCGTACTTATGCAATACTCGCATTCAATGACCCTTCTCACTCTGCAG CAATTGGCAACCACATTACTTATTCACTTTGGTAGAAGCATGGGATACACGAAATCCAAGGGGCTTGATATGCAAACAGCTAAGAGAATTCTTCCTGTCTCGTTGTTCTACAATGCAAATGTGGCGTTTGCTCTTGCTAGCTTGAAAGGGGTTAATATCCCAATGTATATCGCCATTAAAAGACTCACTCCTCTTGCTGTTCTGATTGCGGGATTCTTTTCAGGCAAAGCAAGGCCCACCACACAG GTTATTCTTTCAGTACTCTTGACTGCTGCCGGGGTCCTTGTTGCTGCATTGGGAGATTTTTCATTTGACCTCATTGGCTATAGCATGGCCTTCACTTCTGTTTTCTTCCAG ACTATGTACCTTGTATTGGTAGAGAAATCGGGTGCGGAGGATGGGCTTACTTCTATTGAGATCATGTTTTACAACAGCTTTTTGTCGCttccatttttgttatttctcATTATAGCTACAGGCGAATTCCCAGATTCTTTATCACTTCTATTTGCAAAG aGTAATTCATTCTCCTTTTTGGTTATCTTCCTTCTATCATTGGTGATGGGGATTGTTCTCAACTTCACAATGTTCTTATGTACCATAGTAAACTCCGCTCTAACAACAACGATTGTCGGAGTCCTCAAAGGGGTTGGATCGACA ACACTTGGATTTGTTATATTGGGTGGCGTGGAAGTGCACGCTTTGAACGTGACAGGATTGGTTATCAACACGGCTGGAGGTGTTTGGTATTCGTATGCCAAGTATCAGCAGAAGAAGAGCAAGCCACCGAAGTTGACATCGACGTAG
- the LOC111799021 gene encoding serine/arginine repetitive matrix protein 2-like isoform X1, protein MYNGIGLQTPRGSGTNGHIQTNKFFVRPKTGKVSENTRGFEEDQGTAGVSKKPNKDILEHDRKRQIDLKLAILEDKLIDQGYTADEISEKLKEVRKNLEEASGSEEKHGPSAIVIADKRVSVTQTHQIAARKEEQMKTLRSALGLGSSDDSEKLKEGISDSSRSGREGQDADTKRREKMEHSFLDRELNWKKHAVDDQNDDEDDKKRVSKELKGHQKDRKRRAKDDSSDTDSGGKRKGTKKNSRDNRRNDSESDLDRDVDKKYTTSRKTKNRRHDSDDSFDADSGGERKGTRKHLRKNRRYDLEGDQDSDADQKHITLRKHKKNRKHGSDDSSGTDSGGERKETQMNMRYKRRDDHESDFDSDVEKKSTTSKKQEKNRRHDSDDSNLSTHGDEFGMGSHKKCSGRPKSRKVKKKQRSRKQESTDESNSDSGIDHKDRQLKHKNQHGKGYGVDSDSSDHDNSGSDFGRDENKHRYRSNSTGKRKVDREPESKSSRKHPKEDIGRRRHDTDDDESGGKTVAKEKMAAAKRKYDDSDDSDDRKYHGKHKRAKKHSSSDDSDLENNLYKFSQHTMKSKRKFDEGGEDNQREAKSRSRKSTRESDFHGDPKKEPESNRRTGSRRYDEARDGRFRDDSKMDRKLTRTGRRFTEEEEHGSTRHRKANEPRRGSRTDEAIEEGKRQSRYEEHRGRKHERR, encoded by the exons ATGTATAACGGTATTGGATTACAGACGCCGAGAGGCTCTGGCACTAATGGCCACATTCAGACGAACAAGTTCTTCGTGAGGCCGAAGACTGGAAAGGTTTCTGAAAACACCAGAGGATTCGAAGAAGATCAGGGCACTGCCGGTGTTTCCAAGAAACCTAATAAAGACATTCTCGAACACGATCGCAAGCGTCAGATTGATCTCAAGCTTGCCATACTTGAGGACAAGCTCATTGATCAAGGTTATACGGCCGATGAAATTTCTGAAAAGTTGAAGGAGGTTCGCAAGAATCTGGAGGAGGCTTCAGGTTCTGAGGAAAAACATGGGCCTTCTGCCATCGTAATTGCAGATAAGAG GGTATCAGTGACACAGACTCACCAAATTGCTGCGAGAAAGGAGGAGCAGATGAAAACATTGAGATCTGCTCTTGGGTTGGGTTCTTCGGACGATTCGGAAAAGCTCAAGGAAGGGATTTCTGATTCATCTAGAAGTGGAAGAGAGGGTCAAGATGCTGATACTAAGCGTCGTGAGAAGATGGAACATTCTTTTTTGGACAGAGAATTGAACTGGAAAAAGCATGCCGTTGACGATCAGAATGACGATGAAGATGACAAAAAAAGGGTTTCGAAAGAGTTGAAAGGTCATCAGAAGGATAGAAAACGAAGGGCTAAGGATGATTCTTCTGATACTGATTCTGGTGGAAAGCGTAAGGGAACCAAGAAGAACTCGAGAGATAATAGAAGGAATGATTCTGAAAGCGACCTTGACAGAGATGTTGACAAGAAGTACACCACCTCAAGAAAGACGAAAAATAGAAGGCATGATAGTGATGATTCTTTCGATGCCGATTCCGGTGGAGAACGCAAGGGAACCAGGAAGCACCTGAGAAAAAACCGAAGATATGATCTCGAAGGTGACCAGGACAGTGATGCTGACCAAAAACATATCACTTTAAGGAAGCATAAGAAAAACAGAAAGCACGGTAGTGACGATTCTTCCGGTACTGATTCTGGTGGAGAGCGCAAGGAAACCCAGATGAACATGAGATATAAACGAAGAGATGACCATGAAAGTGATTTCGACAGCGATGTTGAGAAGAAATCCACCACCTCAAAGAAGCAGGAGAAAAACAGAAGGCATGATAGTGATGATTCTAATTTATCTACACATGGTGATGAGTTTGGTATGGGTAGCCACAAGAAATGCTCTGGTAGACCTAAAAGTCGAAAGGTCAAGAAGAAGCAAAGAAGTCGAAAACAGGAGTCGACTGATGAATCCAATTCCGACAGTGGGATTGATCACAAAGACAGGCAACTGAAGCACAAGAACCAGCATGGTAAAGGGTATGGAGTAGATAGTGACAGCTCTGACCACGACAATTCTGGTTCCGATTTTGGTCGTGACGAGAATAAGCATAGGTATCGTAGCAATAGTACAGGAAAACGCAAGGTAGATAGGGAACCCGAATCGAAGAGTTCAAGAAAGCATCCTAAGGAAGACATTGGGAGACGCAGACATGATACCGATGACGATGAAAGTGGTGGTAAGACGGTCGCAAAGGAAAAAATGGCTGCGGCTAAAAGGAAATATGATGACAGTGATGATTCAGATGATAGAAAGTACCATGGTAAACACAAGAGAGCTAAGAAACATTCTTCCAGTGATGATTCTGATCTAGAGAATAATTTGTACAAATTTAGTCAGCATACGATGAAAAGCAAGAGAAAGTTCGATGAAGGTGGTGAAGATAACCAGCGAGAAGCGAAGTCTAGAAGTCGAAAATCTACACGAGAGTCGGATTTCCATGGGGACCCCAAGAAAGAACCTGAATCAAACAGAAGAACTGGCAGTCGTCGATATGACGAGGCAAGGGATGGACGGTTCAGGGACGACTCCAAAATGGATAGAAAGTTGACTCGAACAGGAAGGAGATttacagaagaagaagagcacGGAAGTACTCGTCATCGGAAAGCTAATGAGCCTCGCCGGGGCAGTAGGACTGATGAAGCTattgaagagggaaaaaggCAGAGCAGATATGAGGAGCATAGAGGGAGAAAACACGAAAGAAGGTAA
- the LOC111799021 gene encoding dentin sialophosphoprotein-like isoform X2, which translates to MKTLRSALGLGSSDDSEKLKEGISDSSRSGREGQDADTKRREKMEHSFLDRELNWKKHAVDDQNDDEDDKKRVSKELKGHQKDRKRRAKDDSSDTDSGGKRKGTKKNSRDNRRNDSESDLDRDVDKKYTTSRKTKNRRHDSDDSFDADSGGERKGTRKHLRKNRRYDLEGDQDSDADQKHITLRKHKKNRKHGSDDSSGTDSGGERKETQMNMRYKRRDDHESDFDSDVEKKSTTSKKQEKNRRHDSDDSNLSTHGDEFGMGSHKKCSGRPKSRKVKKKQRSRKQESTDESNSDSGIDHKDRQLKHKNQHGKGYGVDSDSSDHDNSGSDFGRDENKHRYRSNSTGKRKVDREPESKSSRKHPKEDIGRRRHDTDDDESGGKTVAKEKMAAAKRKYDDSDDSDDRKYHGKHKRAKKHSSSDDSDLENNLYKFSQHTMKSKRKFDEGGEDNQREAKSRSRKSTRESDFHGDPKKEPESNRRTGSRRYDEARDGRFRDDSKMDRKLTRTGRRFTEEEEHGSTRHRKANEPRRGSRTDEAIEEGKRQSRYEEHRGRKHERR; encoded by the coding sequence ATGAAAACATTGAGATCTGCTCTTGGGTTGGGTTCTTCGGACGATTCGGAAAAGCTCAAGGAAGGGATTTCTGATTCATCTAGAAGTGGAAGAGAGGGTCAAGATGCTGATACTAAGCGTCGTGAGAAGATGGAACATTCTTTTTTGGACAGAGAATTGAACTGGAAAAAGCATGCCGTTGACGATCAGAATGACGATGAAGATGACAAAAAAAGGGTTTCGAAAGAGTTGAAAGGTCATCAGAAGGATAGAAAACGAAGGGCTAAGGATGATTCTTCTGATACTGATTCTGGTGGAAAGCGTAAGGGAACCAAGAAGAACTCGAGAGATAATAGAAGGAATGATTCTGAAAGCGACCTTGACAGAGATGTTGACAAGAAGTACACCACCTCAAGAAAGACGAAAAATAGAAGGCATGATAGTGATGATTCTTTCGATGCCGATTCCGGTGGAGAACGCAAGGGAACCAGGAAGCACCTGAGAAAAAACCGAAGATATGATCTCGAAGGTGACCAGGACAGTGATGCTGACCAAAAACATATCACTTTAAGGAAGCATAAGAAAAACAGAAAGCACGGTAGTGACGATTCTTCCGGTACTGATTCTGGTGGAGAGCGCAAGGAAACCCAGATGAACATGAGATATAAACGAAGAGATGACCATGAAAGTGATTTCGACAGCGATGTTGAGAAGAAATCCACCACCTCAAAGAAGCAGGAGAAAAACAGAAGGCATGATAGTGATGATTCTAATTTATCTACACATGGTGATGAGTTTGGTATGGGTAGCCACAAGAAATGCTCTGGTAGACCTAAAAGTCGAAAGGTCAAGAAGAAGCAAAGAAGTCGAAAACAGGAGTCGACTGATGAATCCAATTCCGACAGTGGGATTGATCACAAAGACAGGCAACTGAAGCACAAGAACCAGCATGGTAAAGGGTATGGAGTAGATAGTGACAGCTCTGACCACGACAATTCTGGTTCCGATTTTGGTCGTGACGAGAATAAGCATAGGTATCGTAGCAATAGTACAGGAAAACGCAAGGTAGATAGGGAACCCGAATCGAAGAGTTCAAGAAAGCATCCTAAGGAAGACATTGGGAGACGCAGACATGATACCGATGACGATGAAAGTGGTGGTAAGACGGTCGCAAAGGAAAAAATGGCTGCGGCTAAAAGGAAATATGATGACAGTGATGATTCAGATGATAGAAAGTACCATGGTAAACACAAGAGAGCTAAGAAACATTCTTCCAGTGATGATTCTGATCTAGAGAATAATTTGTACAAATTTAGTCAGCATACGATGAAAAGCAAGAGAAAGTTCGATGAAGGTGGTGAAGATAACCAGCGAGAAGCGAAGTCTAGAAGTCGAAAATCTACACGAGAGTCGGATTTCCATGGGGACCCCAAGAAAGAACCTGAATCAAACAGAAGAACTGGCAGTCGTCGATATGACGAGGCAAGGGATGGACGGTTCAGGGACGACTCCAAAATGGATAGAAAGTTGACTCGAACAGGAAGGAGATttacagaagaagaagagcacGGAAGTACTCGTCATCGGAAAGCTAATGAGCCTCGCCGGGGCAGTAGGACTGATGAAGCTattgaagagggaaaaaggCAGAGCAGATATGAGGAGCATAGAGGGAGAAAACACGAAAGAAGGTAA
- the LOC111798592 gene encoding ubiquitin carboxyl-terminal hydrolase 26-like isoform X1, which translates to MSRPTTRSKNKRHKQEDNVDNSSDILRRIHSSGAVTDDDINQLYMILKPSCQGCRLNTKDNPNCFCGLIPPPTGSRKVGLWQKMSEIVQALGSDPSKDQRTSLDFPAGLTNLGATCYANSILQCLYMNKCFREGIFSIESDVLKQNPVLDQLVRLFALLHASKMAYVDSFPFIKTLELDNGVQQDSHEFLTLLLSLLEHCLSHSKVSKAKTIVQDLFRGSVSHVTTCSHCGKDSEASSKMEDFYELELNVLGLKSLDESLDDYLSVEELHGDNQYFCESCKSRVNATRSIKLRTLPPVLNFQLKRCVFLPKTTTKKKITSAFYFPEVLDMRERLAESSQSESIYHLSAVLIHRGTAVNSGHYVAHIKEENTGQWWEFDDEHVSKLGYHPFGEKSSNANSKSVRTELAVPLVSKEEVNVTAERNRTNGILQQSTESGISCPTDVFSSNDAYMLMYNLRCMGKNTNKVTNSNVNNKEVEGNMVPFKDGLSLPSHLCDEISSVNESHVIACQEYESKKEAELGCINDRRQEVRSILSEAPVHSLDEPFCWISVNWLRQWADKVSPPILDNSTIQCLHGKVPMSKVTCIKRLSIKAWDKLFSKYGGGPKLTNEDICMDCLISGARNVVCADSYRDRRISMKEIALAALLGNYPDGTYFVSRTWLQQWAKRKILDAPSEADSEPTASIRCPHGQLLPEQAAGAKRVLVPDELWFFIHEDAITVKPDDPTGVPTFPSDARQCSLCSEELSEVAVMEDSIRGVKLKQRQNHEKLAVGKLIPLSLHCKYYLVPTLWLSKWRNYINASGKSASFVEKPENLDGVINFLRCEKHSRLLERPPDLIYKRGTVQQKSHADVLTIVSENDWKCFSEEWEGSEACCISAVIESSSCVGNDMDGSSEHLDSNDEVSNGDFKQLLLKTDPEVCEECIGERESCELMQKLNYIGEDICVYFARGKEAPKSILEAPESTFDPDRRISKRARKTNSGNFVNLKVSGSTSVYQLKMMIWECFGVVKENQILRKGNRIIDGETDTLADKNIFPGDKLWVMDSEIHEHRDIADELSDHKMNMQHTEEGFRGTLLAANVSSEVV; encoded by the exons ATGAGCCGACCAACTACTCGTAGTAAGAACAAAAGGCATAAACAAGAAGACAATGTCGATAACAGTTCCGACATATTGAG AAGAATTCACTCATCTGGGGCAGTGACCGACGATGACATCAATCAGCTCTATATGATCTTGAAGCCGAGTTGTCAAGGATGTCGGTTGAATACTAAGGATAACCCGAATTGTTTCTGTGGGCTGATTCCACCTCCTACTGGTAGCAGGAAGGTTGGCCTATGGCAGAAGATGTCAGAAATTGTGCAAGCTCTTGGTTCAGATCCTTCTAAGGATCAACGTACTTCTCTTGACTTTCCTGCTGGTCTTACGAATCTTGGTGCGACATGCTATGCTAATAGTATCCTTCAGTGTCTCTACATGAACAAGTGCTTCAGGGAAGGCATTTTTTCGATTGAGTCGGatgttttgaaacaaaatccaGTTCTAGATCAGCTTGTACGGCTTTTTGCTCTCCTGCACGCGAGTAAGATGGCTTATGTGGATTCATTCCCTTTCATAAAAACACTGGAGTTGGATAATGGAGTTCAGCAGGATAGTCACGAGTTCCTGACGTTGCTTCTTTCTCTGCTCGAGCATTGCTTGAGTCACTCAAAAGTTTCTAAAGCAAAGACTATTGTTCAAGATCTTTTCCGTGGAAGCGTGTCTCATGTAACTAC GTGCTCACACTGCGGAAAGGATTCAGAAGCCTCTTCCAAAATGGAGGACTTCTATGAATTGGAGTTGAATGTTCTTGGCTTGAAAAGTTTAGACGAGAGTTTAGACGATTATCTTAGTGTGGAAGAACTTCATGGTGataatcaatatttttgtgagtcaTGTAAATCAAGAGTTAATGCGACTCGCAGTATCAAGCTACGCACACTGCCCCCCGTTCTAAATTTTCAGCTTAAACGATGCGTTTTTCTTCCAAAG ACTacaacaaagaagaaaatcacatctgcattttattttcctgAAGTGTTAGATATGCGGGAACGGCTAGCTGAGTCTTCTCAGTCCGAATCAATATATCACTTGTCGGCCGTTCTGATTCACAGAGGAACTGCTGTCAACAGCGGCCATTACGTAGCTCACATCAAGGAGGAAAATACAGGGCAGTGGTGGGAATTTGACGACGAACACGTTTCCAAATTAGGATATCATCCATTTGgagaaaaatcatcaaatgCTAATTCTAAATCTGTTCGAACTGAGTTAGCCGTTCCGTTGGTTTCCAAGGAAGAAGTAAATGTTACTGCTGAAAGGAATCGAACGAACGGGATTCTTCAGCAATCAACAGAATCTGGTATTAGTTGTCCTACTGACGTCTTTTCATCTAATGATGCCTACATGCTGATGTATAATTTAAGGTGCATGGGAAAGAACACAAACAAAGTGACTAATTCTAATGTTAACAATAAAGAAGTAGAAGGTAACATGGTTCCTTTCAAGGATGGCTTGTCTCTTCCATCACATTTGTGTGATGAGATAAGTAGTGTAAACGAATCGCATGTGATAGCTTGCCAAGAATATGAATCGAAGAAGGAAGCTGAACTGGGTTGTATCAATGATCGTAGACAGGAGGTCCGATCGATTTTGTCTGAAGCCCCTGTTCACTCGCTCGACGAACCCTTTTGTTGGATTTCCGTAAATTGGCTTCGCCAGTGGGCTGATAAGGTCTCCCCACC CATTCTTGATAATTCAACCATACAGTGTTTGCATGGAAAAGTTCCAATGTCAAAGGTAACATGTATAAAGAGATTGTCCATCAAGGCTTGGGACAAGCTATTCTCCAAG taTGGTGGGGGTCCCAAATTGACCAATGAAGATATCTGTATGGATTGCCTTATTTCTGGTGCTCGAAACGTAGTTTGTGCCGACAGCTACCGGGACCGAAGAATATCAATGAAAGAAATTGCGTTAGCTGCGCTTTTGGGCAATTATCCAGATGGAACATATTTTGTTTCCAGGACATG GTTGCAACAATGGGCTAAAAGGAAAATTCTTGATGCTCCTTCCGAAGCTGATTCCGAACCAACAGCCTCGATAAGGTGTCCTCATGGACAACTTTTGCCCGAGCAAGCTGCTGGAGCTAAACGAGTGCTGGTTCCAGACGAACTCTGGTTTTTCATACATGAAGATGCTATTACTGTAAAACCTGATGATCCTACAGGGGTTCCAACTTTTCCCTCAGATGCAAGACAATGTTCTCTGTGCAGTGAGGAATTATCTGAAGTGGCAGTCATGGAAGATTCTATAAG AGGAGTGAAGCTTAAACAGCGACAAAATCACGAAAAACTAGCCGTTGGAAAGTTAATTCCACTTTCTCTGCATTGCAAGTATTATTTGGTTCCTACATTGTGGCTTTCAAAGTGGAGAAACTACATCAATGCAAGTGGAAAGAGTGCTTCATTTGTAGAGAAGCCGGAAAATTTGGATGGTGTGATCAATTTTCTGAGGTGTGAAAAG CATTCACGCCTCCTTGAAAGACCTCCTGACCTGATCTACAAACGTGGTACGGTGCAGCAGAAGTCCCAT GCAGATGTTTTAACAATCGTTTCAGAGAACGATTGGAAATGCTTCAGTGAAGAGTGGGAAGGTAGTGAGGCATGCTGCATTTCTGCCGTGATTGAGTCGAGTAGTTGTGTAGGGAACGACATGGACGGGTCCTCAGAGCATCTCGACTCCAATGATGAAGTTAGCAATGGCGACTTCAAACAACTTCTACTTAAGACTGATCCCGAG GTATGTGAAGAATGTATAGGAGAACGAGAAAGTTGCGAGCTAATGCAGAAACTAAACTATATCGGCGAGGATATTTGCGTGTACTTTGCTCGTGGGAAGGAAGCACCCAAATCAATTTTGGAAGCTCCCGAGTCCACTTTTGATCCAGATCGTCGAATCTCAAAGCGTGCAAGGAAGACAAACTCGGGGAATTTCGTTAATCTAAAAGTGTCTGGTTCGACTTCAGTGTACCAGCTAAAAATGATGATATGGGAATGTTTTGGG GTTGTGAAGGAAAACCAGATACTTCGCAAAGGTAATAGGATAATTGATGGGGAAACTGATACTCTGGCTGACAAGAACATATTTCCTGGGGACAAACTCTGGGTAATGGATTCCGAGATTCATGAACATCGAGATATTGCTG ATGAACTTTCTGATCATAAAATGAACATGCAACATACCGAGGAAGGGTTTCGTGGAACGCTTTTGGCTGCTAACGTTTCATCTGAAGTCGTTTAA
- the LOC111798592 gene encoding ubiquitin carboxyl-terminal hydrolase 26-like isoform X2, with translation MSRPTTRSKNKRHKQEDNVDNSSDILRRIHSSGAVTDDDINQLYMILKPSCQGCRLNTKDNPNCFCGLIPPPTGSRKVGLWQKMSEIVQALGSDPSKDQRTSLDFPAGLTNLGATCYANSILQCLYMNKCFREGIFSIESDVLKQNPVLDQLVRLFALLHASKMAYVDSFPFIKTLELDNGVQQDSHEFLTLLLSLLEHCLSHSKVSKAKTIVQDLFRGSVSHVTTCSHCGKDSEASSKMEDFYELELNVLGLKSLDESLDDYLSVEELHGDNQYFCESCKSRVNATRSIKLRTLPPVLNFQLKRCVFLPKTTTKKKITSAFYFPEVLDMRERLAESSQSESIYHLSAVLIHRGTAVNSGHYVAHIKEENTGQWWEFDDEHVSKLGYHPFGEKSSNANSKSVRTELAVPLVSKEEVNVTAERNRTNGILQQSTESGISCPTDVFSSNDAYMLMYNLRCMGKNTNKVTNSNVNNKEVEGNMVPFKDGLSLPSHLCDEISSVNESHVIACQEYESKKEAELGCINDRRQEVRSILSEAPVHSLDEPFCWISVNWLRQWADKVSPPILDNSTIQCLHGKVPMSKVTCIKRLSIKAWDKLFSKYGGGPKLTNEDICMDCLISGARNVVCADSYRDRRISMKEIALAALLGNYPDGTYFVSRTWLQQWAKRKILDAPSEADSEPTASIRCPHGQLLPEQAAGAKRVLVPDELWFFIHEDAITVKPDDPTGVPTFPSDARQCSLCSEELSEVAVMEDSIRGVKLKQRQNHEKLAVGKLIPLSLHCKYYLVPTLWLSKWRNYINASGKSASFVEKPENLDGVINFLRCEKHSRLLERPPDLIYKRGTVQQKSHRTIGNASVKSGKVVRHAAFLP, from the exons ATGAGCCGACCAACTACTCGTAGTAAGAACAAAAGGCATAAACAAGAAGACAATGTCGATAACAGTTCCGACATATTGAG AAGAATTCACTCATCTGGGGCAGTGACCGACGATGACATCAATCAGCTCTATATGATCTTGAAGCCGAGTTGTCAAGGATGTCGGTTGAATACTAAGGATAACCCGAATTGTTTCTGTGGGCTGATTCCACCTCCTACTGGTAGCAGGAAGGTTGGCCTATGGCAGAAGATGTCAGAAATTGTGCAAGCTCTTGGTTCAGATCCTTCTAAGGATCAACGTACTTCTCTTGACTTTCCTGCTGGTCTTACGAATCTTGGTGCGACATGCTATGCTAATAGTATCCTTCAGTGTCTCTACATGAACAAGTGCTTCAGGGAAGGCATTTTTTCGATTGAGTCGGatgttttgaaacaaaatccaGTTCTAGATCAGCTTGTACGGCTTTTTGCTCTCCTGCACGCGAGTAAGATGGCTTATGTGGATTCATTCCCTTTCATAAAAACACTGGAGTTGGATAATGGAGTTCAGCAGGATAGTCACGAGTTCCTGACGTTGCTTCTTTCTCTGCTCGAGCATTGCTTGAGTCACTCAAAAGTTTCTAAAGCAAAGACTATTGTTCAAGATCTTTTCCGTGGAAGCGTGTCTCATGTAACTAC GTGCTCACACTGCGGAAAGGATTCAGAAGCCTCTTCCAAAATGGAGGACTTCTATGAATTGGAGTTGAATGTTCTTGGCTTGAAAAGTTTAGACGAGAGTTTAGACGATTATCTTAGTGTGGAAGAACTTCATGGTGataatcaatatttttgtgagtcaTGTAAATCAAGAGTTAATGCGACTCGCAGTATCAAGCTACGCACACTGCCCCCCGTTCTAAATTTTCAGCTTAAACGATGCGTTTTTCTTCCAAAG ACTacaacaaagaagaaaatcacatctgcattttattttcctgAAGTGTTAGATATGCGGGAACGGCTAGCTGAGTCTTCTCAGTCCGAATCAATATATCACTTGTCGGCCGTTCTGATTCACAGAGGAACTGCTGTCAACAGCGGCCATTACGTAGCTCACATCAAGGAGGAAAATACAGGGCAGTGGTGGGAATTTGACGACGAACACGTTTCCAAATTAGGATATCATCCATTTGgagaaaaatcatcaaatgCTAATTCTAAATCTGTTCGAACTGAGTTAGCCGTTCCGTTGGTTTCCAAGGAAGAAGTAAATGTTACTGCTGAAAGGAATCGAACGAACGGGATTCTTCAGCAATCAACAGAATCTGGTATTAGTTGTCCTACTGACGTCTTTTCATCTAATGATGCCTACATGCTGATGTATAATTTAAGGTGCATGGGAAAGAACACAAACAAAGTGACTAATTCTAATGTTAACAATAAAGAAGTAGAAGGTAACATGGTTCCTTTCAAGGATGGCTTGTCTCTTCCATCACATTTGTGTGATGAGATAAGTAGTGTAAACGAATCGCATGTGATAGCTTGCCAAGAATATGAATCGAAGAAGGAAGCTGAACTGGGTTGTATCAATGATCGTAGACAGGAGGTCCGATCGATTTTGTCTGAAGCCCCTGTTCACTCGCTCGACGAACCCTTTTGTTGGATTTCCGTAAATTGGCTTCGCCAGTGGGCTGATAAGGTCTCCCCACC CATTCTTGATAATTCAACCATACAGTGTTTGCATGGAAAAGTTCCAATGTCAAAGGTAACATGTATAAAGAGATTGTCCATCAAGGCTTGGGACAAGCTATTCTCCAAG taTGGTGGGGGTCCCAAATTGACCAATGAAGATATCTGTATGGATTGCCTTATTTCTGGTGCTCGAAACGTAGTTTGTGCCGACAGCTACCGGGACCGAAGAATATCAATGAAAGAAATTGCGTTAGCTGCGCTTTTGGGCAATTATCCAGATGGAACATATTTTGTTTCCAGGACATG GTTGCAACAATGGGCTAAAAGGAAAATTCTTGATGCTCCTTCCGAAGCTGATTCCGAACCAACAGCCTCGATAAGGTGTCCTCATGGACAACTTTTGCCCGAGCAAGCTGCTGGAGCTAAACGAGTGCTGGTTCCAGACGAACTCTGGTTTTTCATACATGAAGATGCTATTACTGTAAAACCTGATGATCCTACAGGGGTTCCAACTTTTCCCTCAGATGCAAGACAATGTTCTCTGTGCAGTGAGGAATTATCTGAAGTGGCAGTCATGGAAGATTCTATAAG AGGAGTGAAGCTTAAACAGCGACAAAATCACGAAAAACTAGCCGTTGGAAAGTTAATTCCACTTTCTCTGCATTGCAAGTATTATTTGGTTCCTACATTGTGGCTTTCAAAGTGGAGAAACTACATCAATGCAAGTGGAAAGAGTGCTTCATTTGTAGAGAAGCCGGAAAATTTGGATGGTGTGATCAATTTTCTGAGGTGTGAAAAG CATTCACGCCTCCTTGAAAGACCTCCTGACCTGATCTACAAACGTGGTACGGTGCAGCAGAAGTCCCAT AGAACGATTGGAAATGCTTCAGTGAAGAGTGGGAAGGTAGTGAGGCATGCTGCATTTCTGCCGTGA